A window of Ignavibacteriales bacterium contains these coding sequences:
- a CDS encoding MarR family transcriptional regulator, whose product MKLEQEIKQPKFRNEYHKLAVNVLYTNGWLVNLYSNLFSKHDITSNQYNILRILRGQYPNPATVNLLKERMLDKMSDASRLVERLRIKGFVKRDLSSKDRRCVDIIITEKGLHLLKEIDKLNDKHDSFLKNLSESEAKKLNNLLDKLRD is encoded by the coding sequence ATGAAACTTGAACAAGAAATAAAACAGCCCAAATTTAGAAATGAATATCATAAGCTTGCCGTTAATGTACTTTACACTAACGGCTGGCTTGTTAATTTGTATTCAAATCTATTTTCTAAGCATGATATTACAAGCAATCAGTATAACATTCTTCGAATTCTCCGCGGGCAATATCCCAATCCCGCAACAGTAAACTTGTTAAAAGAAAGAATGCTTGATAAAATGTCTGATGCATCACGACTTGTTGAACGGTTGCGCATAAAAGGATTTGTTAAACGCGATCTCTCTTCAAAAGACCGTAGATGTGTTGATATTATAATTACCGAAAAAGGACTACATCTTTTAAAAGAAATTGATAAGCTAAATGATAAACATGATTCATTCCTTAAAAACTTATCTGAAAGCGAAGCTAAAAAGTTAAATAACTTGTTGGATAAACTCCGCGATTGA
- a CDS encoding YceI family protein, which translates to MQHLRNTVILVLFAVLSLNAQTKWNTDKAHSKAQFTVTHLIISEVTGEFKTFDVNVQASKDDFSDAKIDFSADIASINTDNEKRDAHLKSDDFFNAEKFPKMTFKGKSMKKIDEKNYKLVGDLTIRDVTKEITLDVIYNGTIQAWGQTKAGFKIKGEVNRLDYNLKWNALMEAGGAVVSKTVYITIDLELQKS; encoded by the coding sequence ATGCAACATCTTCGTAATACAGTAATTCTTGTCTTATTCGCTGTTTTATCATTAAATGCTCAAACTAAATGGAATACAGATAAAGCACATTCAAAAGCTCAATTTACAGTCACACACTTAATTATCTCTGAGGTTACCGGAGAGTTTAAGACATTTGATGTAAATGTTCAGGCATCAAAGGATGATTTTTCAGATGCTAAAATTGATTTCTCCGCTGATATAGCAAGTATCAATACCGATAACGAGAAAAGAGATGCTCACTTAAAATCGGATGATTTCTTCAACGCAGAAAAGTTTCCTAAAATGACTTTTAAAGGAAAATCAATGAAGAAAATCGACGAGAAAAATTATAAGCTCGTTGGCGATCTTACAATCCGCGACGTAACAAAAGAAATTACTCTTGATGTTATTTATAACGGAACAATTCAAGCATGGGGACAAACAAAAGCGGGTTTCAAAATTAAAGGTGAAGTTAACAGACTTGATTACAATCTTAAGTGGAACGCTTTAATGGAAGCAGGCGGTGCAGTTGTAAGCAAAACAGTTTATATCACAATTGATCTTGAATTACAGAAATCATAA
- a CDS encoding phosphomannomutase/phosphoglucomutase, producing the protein MNKISSFKAYDIRGKVPDDLNTDLAYKIGRTFAKYLGAKSVVIGRDVRKSSPELSEALSQGLNDAGCDVIDLGLCGTEMIYFGTPFLNADGGIMITASHNPPEYNGLKFVKKGSVPMGYDSGLNEIEKMILNNDLGEISDQKGKVFQKDIMKDFITKVTKFFDARKIQPYKVVVNAGNGCVGPALDALEKYLPVKMIKIFPEPDSTFPNGVPNPLLPENRQPTIDAIKKNGADLGVAWDGDYDRCFFFDEKGNFIEGYYIVGLLAKSILKTNPGEKIVHDPRLIWNTIEIVKKAGGQAVVSQSGHAFIKQKMREVNAIYGGEMSAHHYFRDNFYSDSGLIPFVLILQLMSDEKAKLSELVDSMIRLYPCSGEINSTISNPTEKIREIKKRYTGGINDELDGLSVEYHDWRFNIRMSNTEPLLRLNVESKSDEKLMHEKTNELLKFIRG; encoded by the coding sequence ATGAACAAAATTTCATCATTCAAAGCATACGATATCAGAGGTAAAGTACCTGATGATTTGAATACTGACCTTGCTTATAAAATAGGCAGAACATTTGCAAAATATTTAGGTGCAAAATCAGTTGTAATTGGCCGCGATGTAAGAAAATCATCGCCGGAATTATCGGAAGCATTATCACAAGGATTAAACGATGCCGGGTGTGATGTTATCGATCTTGGTTTGTGCGGAACAGAAATGATCTACTTCGGAACTCCATTCCTAAATGCCGATGGCGGGATTATGATAACAGCAAGCCACAATCCGCCTGAATACAACGGATTAAAATTTGTAAAAAAAGGCTCGGTACCGATGGGTTACGATTCCGGTCTGAATGAAATTGAAAAGATGATATTGAATAATGACCTTGGTGAAATCTCAGATCAGAAAGGAAAAGTTTTTCAAAAAGATATTATGAAAGACTTTATTACTAAAGTCACAAAATTTTTTGATGCAAGAAAAATCCAACCATATAAAGTTGTTGTTAATGCCGGTAATGGTTGCGTAGGTCCCGCTTTGGATGCTCTAGAAAAATATTTACCTGTTAAAATGATAAAGATTTTCCCGGAACCCGATTCAACCTTTCCTAACGGTGTTCCCAATCCTCTTTTACCTGAAAACAGACAGCCAACTATTGATGCAATCAAAAAAAATGGAGCTGATCTTGGCGTTGCTTGGGACGGCGATTATGATCGGTGTTTTTTCTTTGATGAAAAAGGCAATTTTATCGAGGGATATTATATTGTGGGTTTACTTGCAAAATCTATTTTGAAAACAAATCCCGGTGAAAAAATTGTACACGACCCTCGGCTGATTTGGAATACGATCGAAATAGTAAAAAAAGCCGGAGGTCAAGCTGTTGTTTCTCAAAGTGGTCATGCTTTTATCAAACAAAAAATGAGAGAAGTAAATGCAATTTATGGCGGGGAAATGTCAGCACATCATTATTTCCGAGATAACTTTTATTCCGATAGCGGGTTGATACCATTCGTCCTTATTCTTCAGTTAATGTCCGATGAAAAAGCTAAACTTTCGGAGCTTGTTGACTCTATGATACGTTTATATCCTTGTTCGGGTGAAATTAATTCAACAATAAGTAATCCAACGGAAAAAATTAGAGAGATCAAAAAAAGATATACTGGCGGAATAAATGACGAATTGGACGGTCTTAGTGTTGAATATCACGATTGGCGTTTTAATATTAGGATGAGTAATACGGAACCTTTGCTACGATTAAATGTAGAATCTAAGAGCGATGAAAAATTGATGCATGAAAAAACAAATGAGCTATTGAAATTTATTAGAGGATAG
- a CDS encoding aminotransferase class V-fold PLP-dependent enzyme, whose protein sequence is MEIEEVRKLFPHLQTDQIYFNHAALGPWSTLVLDRIKEYMDERSGLNVMNFESFVKWNFSAKEKLAKLLGTSTTRLSWVDNVANSMSIIAQGLDWKSGDRIILNDIEFPSNVYPFLNLKKHGVEIDFAKSRNGIVDIEDLEKLITPRTKLISISMVQFLSGYKADIDAIGELCKQKGIIFCVDAIQAVGAVHVDLKKSPIGFLTGGTQKWLMSSQGLSYFYITEELQNKIDQKNVGWTSVEDSWNFLNYDLTLRSNAEKFQTGTLNAFGIAIFDAALNIFKQLRIENLPAGRQGCELRILENTNYFINKLSEIGIKPLLKNVSNEHLAGIVTFKHEKSKEIFSELEKRKIYGAVREGMIRFSPHFYNTKDEIDRVVNELKSIVG, encoded by the coding sequence TTGGAAATTGAAGAAGTAAGAAAACTATTCCCGCATTTGCAAACCGATCAAATTTATTTCAATCATGCGGCGCTCGGTCCATGGTCCACTCTTGTCCTCGATCGTATTAAAGAATATATGGATGAAAGAAGCGGACTTAACGTGATGAACTTTGAATCTTTTGTAAAATGGAATTTTAGTGCAAAAGAAAAATTAGCAAAACTATTAGGAACCAGCACTACCAGATTATCATGGGTTGATAATGTTGCAAACAGCATGAGCATAATAGCTCAAGGTTTAGATTGGAAGTCCGGCGATAGAATTATTTTGAACGATATTGAATTTCCTTCGAATGTTTATCCATTTCTAAATCTAAAAAAGCACGGAGTTGAAATTGATTTTGCTAAATCGCGAAATGGAATTGTAGATATAGAAGATCTTGAAAAATTAATTACTCCTAGGACAAAACTTATTTCAATAAGTATGGTGCAGTTTCTTTCGGGTTACAAAGCCGATATTGATGCAATCGGTGAACTGTGCAAACAGAAAGGAATAATATTTTGTGTTGATGCGATTCAGGCTGTTGGCGCTGTTCATGTCGATCTAAAAAAATCTCCAATAGGTTTTCTTACCGGAGGAACACAGAAATGGTTAATGAGCAGTCAAGGTCTTTCATATTTTTATATAACAGAAGAATTGCAAAATAAAATTGATCAAAAAAATGTTGGGTGGACATCAGTTGAAGATTCTTGGAATTTTTTGAATTATGATCTGACTTTGAGATCTAACGCGGAGAAATTTCAAACCGGAACTTTAAATGCGTTCGGTATAGCAATATTTGATGCCGCACTTAACATCTTTAAGCAATTGAGAATTGAGAACCTGCCTGCCGGCAGGCAAGGTTGCGAATTGAGAATTTTAGAAAACACGAATTATTTTATTAACAAACTTTCCGAGATCGGTATCAAACCATTACTAAAAAATGTTTCTAACGAACACCTTGCCGGAATTGTAACGTTCAAACATGAAAAATCAAAAGAAATATTTTCTGAATTAGAAAAAAGAAAAATTTATGGTGCAGTTAGAGAAGGAATGATTCGCTTTTCACCACATTTTTATAATACAAAAGATGAGATTGATAGAGTAGTTAATGAGTTAAAAAGTATTGTGGGATAA
- the pepF gene encoding oligoendopeptidase F, whose translation MKLFFIFLTILLAVTMASESTFAQNLERKDVPEKLKWDNSVLYKNIGEWQKDKQAIVTQIKKISEYKGKLGDNANTFYNALRLYFDVYKSFYKLSDYANRVSDEDLRNSGNQSLTQITNTLGTQFGEASSYLSPELLSLPQDKIKNFFNEKKELKEFKFFVDDILRLREHTLNASEEQILASAGLITTTPGEVYGIFDNAEKPNPKIKLSTGEEVELSSAAYTKYRASQVREDREKVMKAVFENYQKFQNTIGSNLAGKIRADYFFSKNRKYNTVLEASLNANKIPVSVYENLVSQIHKNLPTLHRFLKLKAKMLGVDQLHYYDLYPPLVKSVDFKFTVDEGQNLILDVFKPMGEEYVSTVKRAFNERWIDYASTVGKRSGAYSSGSAYDYHPYILMNWTDDYESVSTLAHELGHTMHSYFSNKSQPFVDAQYATFVAEIASTINETLLNNYMVKKVKTDDEKLYLLGSYLDLLKGTIFRQTQFAEFELELHKKIENGEPLTGESISKIYFDIVKNYYGNDLGACVVDPYIAYEWAYIPHFVNYTYYVYQYSTSLIYATAFAEKIVKEGQPAVDKFYNILKGGSSDYPIELIKKAGIDPLSSEAFDLTIAKMNKVMDQIEEIISKKK comes from the coding sequence ATGAAACTATTTTTTATTTTTTTAACAATTTTATTGGCGGTTACAATGGCATCAGAATCTACATTTGCTCAGAATCTGGAACGTAAAGATGTTCCGGAAAAATTGAAGTGGGATAATTCAGTTTTATATAAAAATATTGGTGAATGGCAGAAAGATAAACAAGCCATCGTGACACAAATAAAAAAAATATCCGAGTATAAAGGTAAGCTTGGAGACAACGCTAATACTTTTTACAACGCTCTCCGTCTTTACTTTGATGTGTACAAAAGCTTTTACAAATTGTCAGATTATGCAAACAGAGTTAGTGATGAAGACCTTCGCAATAGCGGGAATCAATCATTAACTCAAATAACAAATACTTTGGGAACACAATTTGGTGAAGCTTCTTCGTATTTAAGTCCTGAACTATTAAGCTTACCGCAGGATAAAATCAAAAACTTTTTTAATGAGAAGAAAGAGTTAAAAGAATTTAAATTCTTTGTTGATGATATTCTAAGACTACGAGAGCATACTTTAAATGCAAGCGAAGAACAAATTCTTGCAAGTGCGGGATTAATTACTACAACCCCCGGAGAAGTTTACGGAATTTTTGATAATGCAGAAAAACCAAATCCTAAAATCAAGCTATCAACCGGAGAGGAAGTTGAATTGAGTTCTGCGGCATATACTAAATATAGAGCGTCACAGGTAAGAGAAGACCGCGAAAAAGTTATGAAAGCAGTATTTGAAAATTATCAGAAATTTCAAAATACAATTGGTTCAAATCTGGCAGGTAAAATAAGGGCAGATTATTTTTTCTCAAAGAACAGAAAGTACAATACTGTTCTAGAAGCTTCTCTCAATGCAAACAAAATTCCAGTTTCGGTTTATGAAAATCTTGTTTCTCAGATTCACAAAAATCTGCCGACACTTCATAGATTTCTAAAACTAAAAGCTAAAATGTTAGGCGTTGATCAGCTTCATTATTATGATTTATATCCGCCTCTCGTTAAGTCGGTTGATTTTAAGTTTACAGTTGATGAAGGACAGAATCTTATTCTGGATGTTTTCAAACCGATGGGAGAAGAATACGTTTCAACAGTTAAGAGAGCTTTTAATGAAAGATGGATTGATTACGCTTCAACAGTTGGAAAAAGAAGCGGAGCTTATTCATCCGGTTCCGCTTATGATTATCATCCTTACATCCTGATGAATTGGACCGATGATTATGAATCTGTTTCTACACTTGCTCACGAACTTGGGCACACAATGCACAGTTATTTTTCCAATAAGAGCCAACCTTTTGTTGATGCTCAGTATGCAACGTTTGTTGCGGAGATTGCTTCTACAATCAACGAAACTTTGCTGAATAATTATATGGTGAAGAAAGTAAAAACAGATGATGAAAAATTATACTTGCTCGGTTCTTATTTGGATTTACTGAAAGGAACAATCTTCCGTCAGACACAATTCGCGGAATTTGAATTAGAGCTTCATAAAAAAATTGAAAACGGAGAACCGCTCACCGGGGAAAGCATAAGCAAGATCTATTTTGATATTGTAAAAAATTATTACGGAAATGATCTTGGTGCATGTGTTGTTGATCCTTATATCGCTTACGAGTGGGCTTACATACCTCATTTTGTTAATTATACTTATTACGTGTATCAATATTCAACTTCGCTTATTTATGCAACTGCATTTGCAGAGAAGATTGTTAAAGAAGGACAGCCCGCAGTTGATAAGTTTTACAATATCTTAAAAGGCGGTAGTTCTGATTATCCGATTGAGCTTATCAAGAAAGCCGGGATAGATCCGTTATCTTCCGAAGCATTCGATTTGACGATTGCTAAAATGAATAAAGTTATGGATCAGATTGAAGAGATAATTAGCAAGAAGAAATAA
- a CDS encoding oligopeptide transporter, OPT family: protein MSTQETPQTNGLPTNAYTELKPGEDYKPIMSPHIDFPEVTSYSLFTGLVMAVLFSAAAAYLGLKVGQVFEAAIPIAILAVGLTNILGKKNGMGQNVIIQSIGSSSGAVVAGAIFTLPGIYILGLQATFFQMFFASLFGGFLGILFLVPFRKYFVSEMHGKLPFPEGTATTEILVAGEKGGNQALVLVSAGLIGGIYDFLVATFGSWAEVFTSRVVGVGEMIADKYKMVFRLNTSAAVVGLGYVIGLKYSTIIVAGSFLSYFVFVPLISYFGNDLTVTIGSGVTLLVKDMSAELIFKNYVRHIGIGAIAMAGFIGIVRSSKVIRSAFSLAVKEIFGGKVIESTTIRTQRDLSMKIIVIGTIVTAIAIFIFFLFGVVSNLLHAFIGLLIVMIMSFLFTTVAANAIAITGNNPVSGMTLMTLVLSSIILVSVGLSGPTGMVSALIIGGVVCTALSVAGSFVTDLKIGYWLGSSPHKQERWKFVGVIVSAATVVWIISLLDRIYGFASGGLPAPQANAMAAIIQPLMSNQPAPWMLYIAGACIALILAVIKVPVLAFALGMYLPQEINTPLLVGGLISYYVSTRSKDEALNNSRRERGTLIASGFIAGGALMGVVSVIIRSFGANWLMKEWFESNSAEVLSFVMFCLLCLYTIWDSMRAKKE from the coding sequence ATGTCTACACAAGAAACTCCCCAAACAAATGGTCTTCCAACAAACGCTTATACTGAACTTAAACCAGGTGAAGATTACAAACCAATAATGTCACCGCATATTGATTTTCCAGAGGTTACATCATATTCGCTTTTCACCGGATTGGTAATGGCAGTTCTATTTTCTGCCGCTGCAGCCTATCTTGGCTTAAAAGTCGGACAAGTATTTGAAGCAGCAATTCCAATTGCGATACTTGCAGTCGGGTTAACAAATATACTCGGAAAGAAAAACGGCATGGGACAGAATGTAATTATTCAATCTATCGGTTCTTCTTCCGGCGCGGTTGTAGCAGGCGCAATTTTTACATTACCCGGAATTTATATTCTTGGATTGCAGGCAACATTTTTTCAAATGTTTTTTGCGTCGCTCTTCGGCGGATTTTTAGGAATTTTATTTTTAGTTCCGTTCAGAAAATATTTTGTTTCCGAAATGCACGGCAAACTTCCATTCCCGGAAGGAACCGCTACAACAGAAATTTTAGTTGCGGGTGAAAAAGGCGGAAATCAAGCTCTCGTTTTAGTTTCTGCCGGTTTGATTGGCGGTATTTATGATTTTCTTGTTGCAACATTCGGTTCCTGGGCGGAAGTATTTACTTCCCGTGTCGTTGGCGTTGGAGAAATGATAGCCGATAAATATAAAATGGTTTTTAGATTGAATACGAGTGCGGCAGTTGTTGGTTTGGGATATGTAATTGGTCTGAAGTATTCAACAATAATTGTTGCGGGTTCTTTCTTATCATACTTCGTTTTTGTTCCGCTAATTTCTTATTTCGGCAATGACCTCACAGTAACTATCGGCTCTGGTGTAACTCTTCTTGTAAAAGATATGTCGGCAGAATTGATTTTTAAAAATTATGTCCGTCATATTGGTATTGGCGCTATTGCTATGGCTGGTTTTATTGGAATTGTGCGGTCATCCAAAGTAATTCGTTCTGCGTTTTCTTTAGCTGTTAAAGAAATTTTTGGCGGTAAAGTAATTGAAAGTACAACAATCCGCACACAACGCGATTTGTCAATGAAAATAATTGTTATCGGAACAATCGTTACCGCAATTGCAATATTTATCTTTTTCTTATTTGGTGTTGTTAGCAATTTGCTTCACGCATTTATTGGATTATTGATTGTAATGATTATGTCATTCCTATTTACAACTGTTGCTGCTAATGCTATTGCAATTACAGGAAATAATCCTGTCTCCGGAATGACATTGATGACATTAGTTCTCTCATCAATAATTTTAGTTTCAGTCGGACTTTCCGGACCAACCGGAATGGTCTCGGCGCTGATCATTGGCGGAGTTGTTTGCACGGCGTTATCAGTTGCAGGGTCATTCGTTACAGATTTGAAAATTGGTTACTGGCTTGGTTCATCACCGCATAAACAGGAAAGATGGAAATTTGTCGGTGTTATTGTTTCTGCTGCAACTGTAGTTTGGATAATTTCTTTGTTGGATAGAATTTATGGATTTGCCAGCGGCGGATTACCTGCACCGCAAGCAAATGCTATGGCAGCCATAATACAACCGTTGATGTCAAATCAACCGGCGCCATGGATGTTATACATTGCAGGTGCCTGCATTGCTTTAATCTTAGCAGTGATCAAAGTTCCTGTTCTTGCATTTGCTTTAGGAATGTATTTGCCGCAAGAAATAAATACTCCGTTATTAGTCGGCGGATTAATTTCCTATTACGTTTCAACAAGAAGTAAAGATGAAGCATTAAACAATTCACGCAGAGAAAGAGGAACACTAATTGCATCCGGATTTATAGCCGGCGGGGCATTGATGGGTGTTGTTTCTGTAATTATCAGATCATTCGGAGCTAATTGGTTAATGAAAGAATGGTTCGAATCAAATTCTGCGGAAGTTTTATCTTTTGTTATGTTCTGCTTGTTATGTCTTTACACAATTTGGGATTCGATGAGAGCAAAGAAAGAATAA
- a CDS encoding S8 family serine peptidase: MKIKIFLFVLLCSFSLALAQDYTQTFLSLKNTGVEDFLKKYPQYDGRGTIIFVLDTGLDMGIDGLKRTSTDQVKVIDVQDFTGEGDINFVPAEIKEENNVKYFVDEKGVYKVAGVDKLSYKPEDDKYFIGVLPEKLWLNSYSGVRDVNGNGTENDQFYFVTFKTKTDGKEFWVLYLDTNLNGDLSDEKPFRNYKENFDSFVIPNAKGLPRFTMGVNIFPEEKRVSFFFDDGGHGTHCSGITAGFKIGEQQLNGVAPGANLIGLKIGNNNYPGGATVTESMKNAYLYADKISKEKKEPCIVTMSFGIGSEIEDQADMEKFLEDLTAKNPYLYICTSNGNDGPGISTAGLPASSYAVLSSGAALAEEVGNDLYGAMTGKDIILHFSSRGGEVRKPDIISPGAAVSTIPNYAGGDVSWGTSMASPYSAGVVSLLLSAAKVDFPDVKIPAPFLFKVIRESATKLSGYTHLDQGGGYINAAKAYELLAKYIKAGEIGKFETYTTTSFAPNMPKQQAQNLYIRNGAYIKSTDSFTFTIKRNNFLKQDKFYRIYSIKSDSDWLIPTQRKLHLRNDQNGFVNVKLDRSKMTEPGLYNGMIYATRADQSNYPEFEMMATVVIPYQFNSQNDYSIIGEDQELAPGILKRYFLEVPYGSSVLHLRFSAEENKFASARFIVHDPNGTAQMFGIFNAQGTEDFVDRYLTNLESGVYELVVLGNFNSKANSIFNLLAEVDGIKRMDEDLLGEKNHSIQLENIFDKVCTYNVSGEISGYQKEYEVHMDSVKTYDIPFVLKKGETSKTFNVEISKEDFNKVTDFTYVVSDSSGKTLSAGGLSNRTGEISIDNNFKSDLTKLRLVLIPAYANAAGKMDVKISEVTKLENHSPVKFKSGSLTFYPMVNQTVSLDFKKPDCVIPADSKFSGKIEFKSTRTDKTEFEMPLLFAF, translated from the coding sequence ATGAAAATAAAAATATTTCTATTCGTCCTACTATGTTCCTTCAGTCTTGCATTGGCACAAGATTACACACAAACGTTCTTATCATTAAAGAATACCGGCGTTGAAGATTTCTTAAAGAAATATCCGCAGTATGATGGAAGAGGAACGATAATTTTTGTTTTGGATACCGGTCTTGATATGGGAATAGACGGATTAAAGAGAACCTCAACTGATCAGGTAAAAGTTATCGACGTTCAGGATTTCACCGGTGAAGGTGATATCAATTTTGTTCCTGCAGAAATAAAGGAAGAGAACAACGTAAAATATTTTGTTGATGAAAAAGGCGTATATAAGGTTGCCGGTGTAGATAAACTCTCTTATAAACCGGAAGACGACAAATATTTCATCGGTGTGCTGCCGGAAAAATTATGGCTCAACTCATATTCCGGTGTTAGAGACGTGAACGGAAACGGTACCGAGAACGATCAATTTTATTTTGTCACATTCAAAACTAAAACAGATGGAAAAGAATTTTGGGTTTTGTACCTTGATACAAATTTGAACGGCGATCTCTCAGATGAAAAACCGTTTAGGAACTACAAAGAAAATTTCGATTCGTTTGTAATTCCAAACGCAAAAGGTTTACCGCGCTTTACGATGGGTGTGAATATTTTCCCAGAGGAGAAGAGAGTTTCATTCTTTTTTGATGACGGCGGGCACGGAACTCACTGCAGCGGAATTACAGCTGGATTTAAAATTGGAGAGCAACAACTTAACGGTGTTGCACCGGGCGCTAATCTAATCGGTTTGAAAATTGGCAATAATAATTATCCCGGCGGCGCTACTGTAACCGAGAGTATGAAGAACGCTTATCTCTATGCAGATAAAATTTCCAAAGAGAAAAAAGAACCGTGCATCGTTACGATGAGTTTTGGTATCGGTTCTGAGATCGAAGACCAAGCTGATATGGAAAAATTCCTTGAGGATTTAACCGCGAAGAATCCTTATCTCTACATTTGCACTTCCAACGGTAACGACGGACCCGGAATTTCAACTGCGGGATTGCCTGCATCTTCTTACGCCGTTCTCTCTTCGGGTGCTGCGCTGGCTGAAGAAGTTGGAAATGATCTTTACGGTGCAATGACAGGAAAAGATATCATACTTCATTTCAGTTCTCGCGGGGGCGAAGTTAGAAAACCCGATATCATTTCTCCGGGTGCAGCTGTTTCAACTATTCCTAATTATGCAGGCGGTGATGTGTCTTGGGGAACAAGTATGGCTTCTCCGTATTCAGCCGGAGTTGTATCGTTGTTGTTAAGCGCAGCGAAAGTTGATTTCCCGGATGTTAAAATTCCAGCTCCGTTCCTATTTAAGGTGATTAGGGAAAGCGCTACAAAACTTTCAGGCTATACTCATCTAGACCAAGGCGGCGGGTACATCAATGCAGCAAAGGCATATGAATTGTTGGCTAAGTATATCAAAGCTGGAGAGATCGGAAAATTTGAAACTTACACAACCACATCCTTCGCTCCGAACATGCCGAAACAGCAAGCGCAAAATTTATATATCCGTAACGGAGCGTATATAAAAAGCACGGATAGTTTCACTTTTACAATCAAACGAAACAATTTTTTGAAGCAAGATAAATTTTACAGAATCTACAGCATCAAGAGCGACAGCGATTGGCTGATTCCGACACAGAGAAAACTTCATCTGAGAAACGATCAAAACGGATTTGTTAATGTTAAACTTGATCGGTCAAAAATGACTGAGCCCGGTCTTTACAATGGAATGATTTACGCCACACGCGCGGATCAATCCAACTATCCAGAGTTCGAGATGATGGCGACTGTTGTAATCCCGTACCAGTTCAATAGTCAAAATGATTATTCGATAATTGGCGAAGATCAAGAACTCGCACCTGGAATTCTCAAAAGATATTTTCTTGAAGTTCCTTACGGCTCATCGGTTCTTCATTTAAGATTTTCTGCTGAAGAAAATAAATTCGCTTCAGCCCGCTTTATCGTTCACGATCCCAACGGAACCGCGCAGATGTTTGGAATTTTTAATGCTCAAGGAACGGAAGATTTTGTTGACCGTTATTTAACAAATCTTGAGTCCGGAGTTTATGAACTTGTTGTACTTGGGAATTTCAATTCGAAAGCGAATTCAATTTTTAACTTACTAGCGGAAGTTGACGGTATTAAACGCATGGATGAAGATTTGCTCGGCGAAAAGAATCATTCAATACAACTAGAGAACATTTTTGATAAAGTTTGCACTTATAATGTAAGCGGAGAGATTTCGGGTTACCAGAAAGAATACGAAGTTCACATGGATAGTGTTAAGACTTATGATATTCCGTTCGTGCTTAAAAAAGGAGAGACATCGAAAACATTTAATGTCGAAATAAGTAAAGAAGATTTTAACAAGGTTACGGATTTTACTTATGTTGTTTCCGATTCATCCGGAAAAACTTTGTCTGCCGGAGGATTGAGCAACCGCACCGGCGAGATCTCAATCGATAATAATTTTAAAAGTGATTTAACAAAACTAAGACTAGTTCTTATTCCTGCTTATGCTAACGCTGCGGGGAAAATGGACGTGAAAATTAGCGAGGTAACAAAACTGGAAAATCATTCTCCAGTAAAATTCAAAAGCGGTTCGTTAACATTTTACCCGATGGTAAATCAAACCGTCTCCTTGGATTTTAAGAAACCGGATTGCGTAATACCGGCTGATTCAAAGTTCAGCGGAAAGATTGAATTCAAATCGACACGAACGGACAAAACAGAATTTGAAATGCCTCTGTTGTTTGCGTTCTGA